The following is a genomic window from Cyanobacteriota bacterium.
TGATTTTTTCCAGTTGATACTGATCCACTAAGCGATCGAATTCAGAAAACACTTGATTCAGCATTCCCACTAGTTCAATCGGTTGCATCTGAGCGGACAGGGGCGTGAAGCCAACAATGTCTGCAAACAGAATGCTAACTTCTTCAAAGCTCTCGGCGATCGCGTCATTGTGGTACTTGAGACGATTGACGATTGGTTCTGGCAAAATGTTAAGCAGCAGGCGCTCATATTTTTCCTTTTCTAAGCGTAAAGCAGTTTCTGCCATGCGTCGCCGGGTAATATCTGTAACGATGCCTTCATAGTAGAGTAATTTTCCATCGGCATCTCGTACTTCTCTGGCGTTCTCTTCAATCCAGATGGTGCTGCCATCCTTGCGATAGACTCGTGCTTCAAAGTTGGCGATTGACCCAGTTATCCTAATACTGGAAACGAAGCGATCACGATCCTGCTTATCTACGTAGAGATGGTGCACAAGCTGATTCACGGCTGCCATTAGCTCTTCAGGAGAGTCATAGCCAAAGATTTTAGCAAGCGCTAGGTTAGCGCTGAGATAGCGCCCATCGGGTGTGGTTTGAAAAATACCATCAACTGCATTTTCCACAATACTGCGATATTTTTCCTCGGCCTGTCGTAATACATCATTAGTTGTGTGCAGTTCAGCCTCTAGGCGCTTGTATTCAGTCACATCCTCAGCAATGTAGAGCAGATGCGAGACTTGATTCTGGTCATCTATGATTGGGAGCTTGCGGATTCGCTGCCAAATTTCTCGCTGATAGCGGCTCTGGAAAATCTCATCCGTAATCACTAATTGTCGTTGCTCCACTAAGGTTTCATGCTCAGCAGACAGTTGCGCTGCTAGCTCAGGGTCAACGAGATCATACAGAGTGCGCCCTAACGCCTGCTCACGGCGAATGCCATAGATTTCTTCAGCCGCTTTGTTCCACAGCACATAGCGGAATTCCTGGGTTACATCCTTAGCAAACACAGCTAGAGGCATAGTTTCAATAATACTGTCGAGGAAGCGACTGGTGCGAGCTAGGTCGGCTTCACGCTGCCGCAAGACTTCCTCGGCCTGTTTGCGGTGGGTAATGTCGCGGGCAACCCAAATGACGCGATTGTCGGCAATGGGAGAAACATTGGCAGAAAACCAGAGGTCTTGTCCTTCTATCGGCAGCTTGTATTCGATCGTGGTCGTTTGGTGAGTTCGCAACGCTTCCCAGATGCATTCTCGAAATGCTGTTGCTTGTTCCTTGGGTAAGACATCGCTTAAATAGCGTCCCACCTGCTGCTCGGAGAGCGGATATAACAAACTTGGATCCGTAGTCACGACCTCTAGGCAATAGCCCTGATCGTCAAAAATCAGGATGACATCGCGCATAGCGGCAAAGAGTCCTGACAGCTTGGCCTCAATTTGCTTATTGTGGAGAACAGTACCCAGTTGAGCGGTTACGGTATTAACTAAATTCATAGCCGCAGAGGCATAGTGCTGAACGTGGCCTATCCAAAACACCAACACTGCAACTACGTTCCCCTGTTGTGTCAAGATAGGAAACCCAGCCCCTGCCTTCAAGCCACAGTCGCTAGCAACAGACTCCCGAAGATAGAGCGCTTTAGGCTCCATTTCAATATCTGCAATCCAGATAGCACAGTGTTGCTGCCAGACTTGAGTGGGTAGTCCTTGATCGGCTACTAAAGTTAGTCCTTCGCTGTAATAGCGGAATTCTTGCAGTGCTTGCATCTGTTGCTCATCTATGACAGCCTCGTTCAAGTACCAGGCAGGATGGCATTCTAACGCTTGGCCATCAGTAGTCGGCACCCAAGCTTCGCCACACAGCCACCCGGTCACATCACAGATTTCTTTTAGGGTAATAGTTAGTGCTGTTTGAAAATCTGTTGAGGCATTGATGTCTTGCGTCAAGGTCAACAGAATTTCCATTTCCCTTTCCGCTTGCTTGCGCTCGGTGATATCGCGCACGATAACAAGGGCTTGATCTGAGCCTATTGGCACAATTCGTGACTCCTCATAACGTACATCGCCCTTCACAAGGAGTTGATATTCCCGATGCTGCAGTGTACCCGTTTGTAATGCTTGCCGCACACCTTGCATATGCTGCTCAGCTAGCTCTAGCGGTAAGAGATCGTAGATGTTAAAGCCAACTACCTCATCCTGAGTGACAACCGATGAAAAGGTTTCGGCTGGTTTGAAGTCTAAATAGGTGCCCTGATCGTCAAGGCGGGCAATCAAGTCAGGAATTGCTTGTAATAGGCTGCGGTTCATCATTTCTGCGCTGGCTAAATCAGCGGTTTGCTCCTCCATGCGCTGTTCTAAGAGAGCGAAAGAGTCTCGCAGTTGGTAGGCCATGCGTCGAAATGCCTTTGCTAAATGACCAACCTCGTCATTGCGCCAGATGTCAACTGGGGTTTCCCAATTGCCTACAGACAGGGCCTCAGCCGATCGACTCAGGCGCATAATCGGGTAAACAATCCAGTGGGCAGTAAAGGAACCAATGACGATTGTTGCTCCTAGGGCCAATAGAGACAGCCAGAGTGTCTGAACGCGAGCGGCATTTACCTGTCCCATGAAGTCAGACTCTGGCAAAACATTGATGACTAGCCAATCTAATCCCAGTTCATCGTGCCAGGGTGTAACCTGCACAAATCGTTTTTGGCCCTCGTCGCTAAACGTTAGGTGTTGGCTGGTGGTAATGGCTGTTAGGTTAGGAAATTGATGCGAGAGATATTGAGCAGTCGTTTGGATCAAATGATCGCTGCTGTCCGTAGCGCGCAGACGGGTAGCTACTGAGCTACCGATCGTGCGGGTAATGGGTTGATTGTCGGAACTAGCGATTAATAGACCGTAGCGATCAACAATAAAGGTGCGCCCAGAGCTGCTGGTTTGAACCATCCTCAAGAAGTTGCTGAGATCAGATAGGGTTAATTCAGCGGCCAACACGCCGATCAACTTGTTGGCTTGACTATAGATAGGTACACTACAAGTAATAACTGGTATGGTGGGATAGCCCTCAAGCTGGTCGATCGCACTCCATACAAGGCGACCAACTTGCACTGCTTTGGTGTACCAGAGTTTATAGACAGGGTTGCGCTCCCAAATAGTCTGAACTAAGGCCGTGCGATTACCCTGGCGATCAGACGCATAAACCCTCAATTGTGCCGGTTGCTCTGGTGTGACTTCAAAAATTCGGCTATCCTCCCCTGGCACTAGATTCCCTACACCCACCAATCGACCTGATTCTGTCCCCAGCTTGATCAGGCTAACCTTATGGGTTCGCAGTTCCCGCCAAAATAGTTGTTCCAGTTGGGTCGAATTTTGCACATCCACCAACCCTATCTGGATGGCATCTAGGTTCATTTTGTTGACTGTTACTGGCCTAGCCAAGTAGGTTGTCAACTCTTGGGTGATGCGATGACTAGTTTCCTGTTGCAATCGACTTGCCAGTGCATTAACAGCCTGCTGGCCACCTCGGAACGATAGCCAACCAACAGCGCTGACTACTATTAGAACCTGCATAACAAAACAGGCCACTAACAAGTATCGCAATGGCACGTAGCTCAAATAGCGAATGAGCCTGTCAGTGACTGGCCTTAACACGATTAGTAAAGCTTCCAGAGCGGCATTTCAACAGGAACTGGTCTCTAAAAACCGTGCTTAGTCTTAACCCCACAAGCTTATCCCCCATGGCTTTATAGTAACAATTATTAATTAGCTAGTAACAATCATTAACCTACAGGCTTATAGCCTGAAGTGTCCTATAGATTTTCCGTCAATTCTGGCAATGTAAC
Proteins encoded in this region:
- a CDS encoding PAS domain S-box protein: MQVLIVVSAVGWLSFRGGQQAVNALASRLQQETSHRITQELTTYLARPVTVNKMNLDAIQIGLVDVQNSTQLEQLFWRELRTHKVSLIKLGTESGRLVGVGNLVPGEDSRIFEVTPEQPAQLRVYASDRQGNRTALVQTIWERNPVYKLWYTKAVQVGRLVWSAIDQLEGYPTIPVITCSVPIYSQANKLIGVLAAELTLSDLSNFLRMVQTSSSGRTFIVDRYGLLIASSDNQPITRTIGSSVATRLRATDSSDHLIQTTAQYLSHQFPNLTAITTSQHLTFSDEGQKRFVQVTPWHDELGLDWLVINVLPESDFMGQVNAARVQTLWLSLLALGATIVIGSFTAHWIVYPIMRLSRSAEALSVGNWETPVDIWRNDEVGHLAKAFRRMAYQLRDSFALLEQRMEEQTADLASAEMMNRSLLQAIPDLIARLDDQGTYLDFKPAETFSSVVTQDEVVGFNIYDLLPLELAEQHMQGVRQALQTGTLQHREYQLLVKGDVRYEESRIVPIGSDQALVIVRDITERKQAEREMEILLTLTQDINASTDFQTALTITLKEICDVTGWLCGEAWVPTTDGQALECHPAWYLNEAVIDEQQMQALQEFRYYSEGLTLVADQGLPTQVWQQHCAIWIADIEMEPKALYLRESVASDCGLKAGAGFPILTQQGNVVAVLVFWIGHVQHYASAAMNLVNTVTAQLGTVLHNKQIEAKLSGLFAAMRDVILIFDDQGYCLEVVTTDPSLLYPLSEQQVGRYLSDVLPKEQATAFRECIWEALRTHQTTTIEYKLPIEGQDLWFSANVSPIADNRVIWVARDITHRKQAEEVLRQREADLARTSRFLDSIIETMPLAVFAKDVTQEFRYVLWNKAAEEIYGIRREQALGRTLYDLVDPELAAQLSAEHETLVEQRQLVITDEIFQSRYQREIWQRIRKLPIIDDQNQVSHLLYIAEDVTEYKRLEAELHTTNDVLRQAEEKYRSIVENAVDGIFQTTPDGRYLSANLALAKIFGYDSPEELMAAVNQLVHHLYVDKQDRDRFVSSIRITGSIANFEARVYRKDGSTIWIEENAREVRDADGKLLYYEGIVTDITRRRMAETALRLEKEKYERLLLNILPEPIVNRLKYHNDAIAESFEEVSILFADIVGFTPLSAQMQPIELVGMLNQVFSEFDRLVDQYQLEKI